TATTTGTTATCTTGTTTTTGCCTTTGAGGAAAGTGCTGAAGGGTCTCAAGCTGCTCAGTTGCTTATGGAGGGTGTAAATAGTTTGTGTAAATATGGTCTTTGTACGTGCCAAGAGTTCCTGTGTGATGGTAAATACCTGCTCTGTGTAGACCAGCCGTCCCCAAACCAAACACCAATGGGGACGGCTCCAGTGGGCGGACTCGGCCGGCTGGGCGGGTGCTTGCCAGTTACCACCGATGGCCCTGGGTCTCCTCCATGAACTGAGGCCGGAGTGTTCATGTGGTCGCCTGTTCTCATAGTAAAGTCTATGTGCGTGATCCAGCGGTGTGTGAGAGAGTACACATGGTGTAGTGTGCCATGGTGGTGTCATGCTTTCCAGAGCCACAAGTACACATTGTGTGTGGGAGGTTTCTTTAGGCAACAGACTTATAGAAGCTGTTTTTGAATTCATTCCATCAGtgacataacacacacacacacacacatactataaAAACGCGGGCCCCCAGTCACTTTGTAATGCAGGTTCTCTCATTTTGGATCTGTTCTCGAAGcacttttaattcaattcaattcaattcagtttattttgtacagcccaatatcacaaattacaaatttgcctctgagggctttacaatctgtacacatacgacatccccgtcccaggacctcacatcggatcaggaaaaactccccaaaaataacctttgacagggaaaaaagggaagaaaccttcaggagagcaacagaggaggatccctctccccggatggacagaagcaatagatgtcatgtgtacagaatgaacagcatttacaaagttacataaacacattacatgaatatgacaatgtatgaatggaactccaatccatgaaacagaaggaggtagagaggagggggggcggggcgcatcagcagggccaacgcgggaggccggctcaccaggcatcagacacctccaggtccaatggaccctatgagacgtgaagtcacaacgactccggggaggaagcagagttagtaaggtgcaatggagagatgtaaattcatccataaggagagagagaagaggagataggtgctcagtgtatcctaaaacatcacCCAACAGCCTAtaagcagcatatcaaggggctggaccagggcaaacctgattcagccctaactataagcactatcaaacaggaaagtcttaagtctattcttgaatgaggtgactgtgtctgcctcccggactgaaagtggaagctggttccataaaagaggagcttgataactgaaggctctggctcccatcctactttttaggactctaggaaccacgagtagccccgcatttagtgagcgcagctctctagtggggcaatatggtactacaagctccttaagatatgatggtgcatcaccaatcaaggctttgtaggtgaggagaagaattttaaatgtgattcttgattttagagggagccagtgcagagcagctaatacaggagtaatgtgatctcttttcttagtttttgtgagtacacgagctgcagcattctggatcaactggagggacttaagagacttattagagcagcctgataataaggagttgcagtaatctagtctggaagtaacaaacgcgtgaaccagcttttctgcatctttttgagacaagatgtgcctgattttttaaatgttacgtagatgaaaaaatgcaatccttgagatttgcttaacgtgggagttaaaggacaagtctcggtcaaagataacgccgagattctttacagtggtgttggatgccagggaaatgccatctacagaaaccacatcaccatataattgatctctgaggtgttcagggcccagtaaaataacttcagttttgtctgagtttaacatcaggaagttgcaggtcatccatgtttttttgtctttaagacattcttgaattttagcgagctggttggtctcctctggtttgatcgatagatataattgagtatcgtctgcatagcaattaaagtttatgcagtgtttcctgataatattgcccaaaggaagcatatataaggtaaataaaattggtccaagcacagaaccttgtggaactccgtgattaacgttggtggtcattgaggcttcatcgtttacaaatacaaattgagatcgatctgataaataggatttaaaccaacttagtgcggtacatgaaatgccaatcgactgatccagtctctgtaataggatgtcatgatcaatggtgtcgaacgcagcactaaggtctaataataccagtacggagatgagtcctttatctgatgcaattaggaggtcatttgtaattttcaccagtgctgtctctgtgctgttcatgaagtcattactactgaggtctataggaatacacggctccacagagctgtgactctctgtcagcctggctacagtgctaaagagaaccctggggttgttcttatttttctctattactgatgagtaataggctgctctggcattacggagagcctttttatatgttttaagactatctcgccaaactaagcgtgattcttccagattggtggaacgccatatactttcgagctttcgtgaagtttgctttaggtcgcgggtctgagggttataccagggagcaaacctcctttgcctcactgtctttttcttcagtggggctatcaagtctagtgtcattctcagtgagcctgtagcactatcgacaatatgatcaatctgggacggactaaagttagcacaggagtcctccgtcacattgagacgtggtattgaatcaaatgcagaaggaatcgcttctataaatttagctacagcactgtcagttagacatctggtgtagaaacttttgactaacggtgtatactccgggagtataaactcaaaagttatgaggtaatggtctgacagaagagggttctgtgggaagacctccaaatgctcaatgtcaatgccatatgtaagaacaagtgagtgggtttctgtactctctgacagaagccaatcgagtccaacaatgagataaatgcagtactaaggcaatcattatcaatatccacatgaatattaaaatctcctacaataataaccttatcacttttaaggactaaacttgataaacactctgaaaattcagatataaattctgaatatggacctggtggccggtacagtataacaaataggattggctgtaattttttacaggttggatgtaacagactaagaacaaggctttcaaatgagttgtagtttaatttaggtttaggattcattaataggcttgagtcaaagatggctgctactccacctcctcggccggtgcctcgaggaatgtgagtattaatatgacttggaggagttgattcatttaggctgacatattcttcattgctcagccaggtttcagtaagacacaataaatcaatgtgattgtctgatattaaatcatttactaatacagctttagatgacagagatctaatatttaggagtccacatttaattctcttgttttgttgcacttttgaaatagtgatgttaacctgtatgatgttattttgtatgactcctcttctggttacttttgatttaattaatttaagtgtccgtgggacagacacagtctctatagagttaaggttaagggtgggtaacccTTATGGCCACTGCTTGCAAAAAGAGTTTTGGAGAAAACCGTAAAAATCTATTATTCTCCATGTATGTTGTATAATACCTTTCTGCAGCTTGTCTGACTAGGCTAGGGCGATTCTGATTAAGTTTTTCAGTGTGAAAATATTTATGATGTAGAAACCGTTCCCTGTATCGGATTGGATAAATCCCCGTAGCGACAGTGTAGTTCCCCTTTGTGCCAAAGGGAAATTATGTTTCTGCCTTGAACAGTGATGAACAGAAACAAAGCTGCACTTGAAATGTGCATTGTGCAATTTTCAAAAAACAATCTTGAAGTATCTGCCATCAGAGGTTGCTGAAGGTATCAAGCATTTTCCTTTTGAACCAATAAGATATTCATATGGTTAGTTCATTGATTTAAGGATATGAATCCAATAAATAAAGACTACCAGAAAGGTGggaaaacacaaccaaaacaaTATGATGTGTTTGTGAAACTATCTCAACTTCCTGTGTTCCAGGTTACCTGCAGGAGGCCTACCTGTGGACCAAGCAGGTCCTGTCCATCATGGAGAAGTCCATGGTCCTTCTGCAGGATGTGACGGATGGCTCCCTGTATGAAGGAGTGGCCTATGGGACTTACACCACCCGCTCTCTGTTCCAGTACATGTTCCTGGTGCAGCGCCACTTCGCCATCAACCACTTCGACCACCCCTGGCTCCTCAAACACTTCGCCTTCCTGTACAGGACTATCCTGCCGGGTAACTGTCACTTCGCCTGCTGTGGCCAGCACAGTTGTTTTCGCAATTTAGCTGTGAATGGCCGACACAAAGAATGCTTTATCCCAGAAGTTGGATATATTAGGTTCGACGTAAAGAAATCACCAGAGGCCGGCTGGCACATTAGGGAGCCGATATGGCGGTATGCGTGCGTGTAGTTATTACTTTCCTGGATGCATTTGCGAAGCTGAGCTGAGACCTGCAGGGATACGCGCCGTCCTGGGAGTTTTGTCTGTCTGAAGGTCAGGGGGAGGGCAGCAGTGGGGGAGGGGCCCCCCAGGTCAGACTCGGACATTTGGCAGCCCCCTGCCAACTGTTTCTGTATTGTGGCCGAGCAGCACCGCTGCACTCAGAAAGCACCTCTAATTACATCAGCCAGGAGGGCCTTGGATCCGGAGCCACAATAGCAGCAGGAATGTGCTGAGAGGGATTTAAGACTCAAATCCAAGCATTACTGAACGGGGTTAAAATATCAGTCCAAGAGAGAGCCGAGGCCCTCTCTCTTacagtctcctcctcttcactatcaactgtacaataaaaaaaaaagccccaaaaaggTCCGTGTGTGTTGAAGTGTCAGCTGCATACAGTTCTGAAGGGAACAGAAGAGTCCGGTTGAAGTTTAAGCATCGAAAAAGAACCGTAAACGGCAGTCGTAAGTGATAAAAGGAGTGATAAGTGGAAGTGCCGAACGCTGTCAGGTCAAGTGTCAGTGGAAGTGGAGTGCAATGTCTCTTTACCTTTTAAGCACCAAAAGGAGCTGAAGTGTCAGTTGAAGTCTCAGCACTGAATGGAGCCGGTTACTTCAGTAACCGGGTCATGACTTCTGGAGTTTGTCGCTTGTGGGCAACACAAGCCGAGTGCCATGTAGTTCTATTCTactggagagaaggaaaaacatgtatttttgtgtttgttttgggacaaacacaaaacaaacagtccctttttaaaatctgttcAAATGTGCTGTTTATGTGTGCGCTAAAATAGATAATCGGATAGCGTTAGTTCAGTTCCTGTAATGAATATCTGAGAGAATGTCTTCTTTGTTCAGCCATGCTTACAGGGAGAGTACGAAGAGGATTTACTTTCTGTTGTGATTTCTGTTCACGATTGTTTTTGGTTGACAAATGATTGGCTGTGATTGCGTGCTGTAGTTACTGTCGCTGGTTTTGTAAGAACCCTCCCACCCCCAGAGAATTACAGACAACAAAGCAGTGTGAACAAGTCGCCCTTGGTTTGGGACTGAGCTGGGTCACGTTTAACCCATTGTCTACGGTGTTGAATATTTCTGCACGACGCCTCCTGTGAAAGCCCGCCACTGACGCTGCGCTCTGTTTTTCACGGCCTCCGTAGGATTCCAGAGGACCGTGGCCATCGCAGATTCCAACTACAACTGGTTCTACGGACCGGAGAGCCAGCTGGTCTTCTTGGATCGCTACGTGTTGCGCAACGGCAGTGGAAACTGGCTGGCAGATCTGATTCATCAGAACAGGGTGATGGAGGGGCCGGGGCAGGCTGGAAAGGGCCAGCGATGGTGTACTCTTCACACAGAGTTCATCTGGTGAGCTGCTGGATTTGGTTTCATAATAGGAAACATATGactacagttttctttttttacctcgCATTTTGGCCTTCGTTTCTTTTATCCGTTGACTTGCCATGGTCGAGATATTTTAATCTAGGGCTGCACCTAATGATTAATTTATGATTAATTGAATGATGTGTTAATTCATTTGATCTAGAAAATAAGACAATTACAGATCATAAAAAGGGGATATCTTGTATTTTCATCTGTTCTACTGTCAACAACTATATGGGGTttaatttacaatttaaaaatggaGACCAGCCAACGCTtagcttttatttaattgaaatggCGTCATCGATTCTCTACAAATTGATTACTTGACTGATTGTTTCGGCTGTATTTGAATCccagcttcatcctctgaagaatGAAAAAGGAGGCAGCCatagctcactaattaacacgttATATCTTATTCGTTTTACTCcgtacaaaaaaacaaaagataaaaaacAGCACATGATGGtacagtgacttcctggagtctccactggttgcctggcaacctcacgGTAATGATAAAGTCACTGGCCTGGCCtggtttttagtttttttcatacAGACAAGCTTACTCTTATTCTTTATCTTGTGTTAtttagcagacagacagatgaaagTGGTTTTGATCTTGATATGTACTATTGATCTCACAGCTTTCCTCTTAGGGTTGCCAAAAGGCATTGtgggaaaatgtaataaatcacaTAATCACGGTACATGCGATTGATAAATAAATTGCAGCATGTCATCACAAAATCCCCGCTGAAAACCCTTTTAAACTGATGAGCCATTAGTGGTTGCTTTTGATTGATGTCCGTATATATTCACCTGATATCCGTGGTCTCTCGGTGTCCACAGGTATGACCCAGGACTGATTGCCAAGCCTCCGTCAGACTTTGGAACATCCCAGCTCCACTACTTTGAGGACTGGGGCGTGGTGACCTACGGCAGTGCTCTACCTGCGGACACCAACCGCACCTTTCTCTCCTTCAAGTCTGGGAAGCTGGGGGGACGCGCCATCTTCGACATTGTCCACAGGAACAAGTACAAAGAGTGGATCAAAGGGTGGAGGAACTTCAACGCTGGACACGAGCACCCCGATCAGAACACTTTCACCTTTGCGCCCAATGGTGTCCCATTCATCACTGAGGCGCTGTATGGACCCAAGTACACTTTGTTGAACAACGCGGTGTTGTTCAGCTCTGCAGTCTCAGGGAGCTGCTTTAAGCCGTGGGCTGGACAGGTCACGGAAGCCTGCGACTCCAAGTGGTTGAAGTACAAGGTGGGGCTGGCGGCAGACGCACAGGGCAGAGTCGAAGCCGCGATGGAGAGACAGGGAATGGTCTTCATCCGGGGTGAGGGGCATTCCGCTTATAACCCAGAATTGAAGATCAGGAGCTTCCAGAGGAACCTGCTCCTTCTTCACCCACAGCTCCTTCTCCTCGTAGACCACATCCATCTGCATCCAGACAGCCCCACCCGGGCCACAAGTGCCTTCTTTCACAACACTGAACTCCCGTTCCAGGGCACTAATATAGATGGTGTTCACGGAGCATTTGTGTCACACAGGGAGGATAAGTATAAGATGTTTTGGATGGATGACACAGGCTACAGTAACAAAGGAGTGGTAGGTTATTGGAATTACCCACGAGGGTACCCGTACAATGGCTCCAACTATGTGAACGTCACAATGCCATTGAGGTACCCCCACACCAGAGTGGCCTACATTTTCTTTGGACCAGGCGTGGACGTGCAGAGCTTCAGCCTGCGTGGAGACGACCAGCGAGTGGATATTTACCTGGCCACCAAGGATCACACGTACACCATCTACCTGCTGACCGGAGAGCTCACTAGCAAGCCTCTGTTTGCGATGGTGCTGGTGGACCACAAGAAGGTCGTGTTCGAGAAGGCGGCGGGCGCGGAGGACGGCTCacccgaggaggtggaggagtacGTCAACGTGATGGAGGACAACCTGCAGCACGTCAAGCCCGTCTTCCAGCAGATGGAGAGGCACATCCTCGGACGGGTTCTCAACACCGCCAGCTTCCGTAAGACCGCAGAGCGCCTCCTTCAGTTCTCAGACAAGAAGAAGACGGAGGAGGTCATTGAGAAGATGTTCGCCATGTCTAAGAAGCAGGGCAAGGGCAAaggggggaagaaggtgaaccTCGGAGAGAAGCTTTCTGAGAGTCTGCCGGACATTTTTGCACAGATTGAGGTGAATGAGAAAAAGGTGCGGCAGAGGACTTCAAAGCGTACGTACGAGGATAGtccgga
The nucleotide sequence above comes from Cyclopterus lumpus isolate fCycLum1 chromosome 24, fCycLum1.pri, whole genome shotgun sequence. Encoded proteins:
- the dse gene encoding dermatan-sulfate epimerase isoform X2, which translates into the protein MYEKSYVRGWGFQYLHNHQPTNCVALLTGSLVYMTQGYLQEAYLWTKQVLSIMEKSMVLLQDVTDGSLYEGVAYGTYTTRSLFQYMFLVQRHFAINHFDHPWLLKHFAFLYRTILPGFQRTVAIADSNYNWFYGPESQLVFLDRYVLRNGSGNWLADLIHQNRVMEGPGQAGKGQRWCTLHTEFIWYDPGLIAKPPSDFGTSQLHYFEDWGVVTYGSALPADTNRTFLSFKSGKLGGRAIFDIVHRNKYKEWIKGWRNFNAGHEHPDQNTFTFAPNGVPFITEALYGPKYTLLNNAVLFSSAVSGSCFKPWAGQVTEACDSKWLKYKVGLAADAQGRVEAAMERQGMVFIRGEGHSAYNPELKIRSFQRNLLLLHPQLLLLVDHIHLHPDSPTRATSAFFHNTELPFQGTNIDGVHGAFVSHREDKYKMFWMDDTGYSNKGVVGYWNYPRGYPYNGSNYVNVTMPLRYPHTRVAYIFFGPGVDVQSFSLRGDDQRVDIYLATKDHTYTIYLLTGELTSKPLFAMVLVDHKKVVFEKAAGAEDGSPEEVEEYVNVMEDNLQHVKPVFQQMERHILGRVLNTASFRKTAERLLQFSDKKKTEEVIEKMFAMSKKQGKGKGGKKVNLGEKLSESLPDIFAQIEVNEKKVRQRTSKRTYEDSPEEGEGPFMDYADGRKNRKGAFVKGRKFKEVHMVATAGSEGLSSTASYIRLFLLLNTATFFLLLAVLLTRFQRGRSLHTQRCFYTILLIDCFILLYLYSSCSHTQC
- the dse gene encoding dermatan-sulfate epimerase isoform X1, with amino-acid sequence MITHTRGAPTVFFISLLWPLLAPVAAAAEAEVDPSVGIPFMGGNYNGHPMLYFNRGDVEKLQYAAAGTHRDMARRIREAGETMLEHPMMYLPPWSPAEFSARWNEVYGNNLGVLSMFCVLYPHRAGALDLAKDYMERMAAQPSWLVKDAPWDEVPLAHSLVGFATAYDFLYEYLNKGQQERFLQVIGNASRLMYEKSYVRGWGFQYLHNHQPTNCVALLTGSLVYMTQGYLQEAYLWTKQVLSIMEKSMVLLQDVTDGSLYEGVAYGTYTTRSLFQYMFLVQRHFAINHFDHPWLLKHFAFLYRTILPGFQRTVAIADSNYNWFYGPESQLVFLDRYVLRNGSGNWLADLIHQNRVMEGPGQAGKGQRWCTLHTEFIWYDPGLIAKPPSDFGTSQLHYFEDWGVVTYGSALPADTNRTFLSFKSGKLGGRAIFDIVHRNKYKEWIKGWRNFNAGHEHPDQNTFTFAPNGVPFITEALYGPKYTLLNNAVLFSSAVSGSCFKPWAGQVTEACDSKWLKYKVGLAADAQGRVEAAMERQGMVFIRGEGHSAYNPELKIRSFQRNLLLLHPQLLLLVDHIHLHPDSPTRATSAFFHNTELPFQGTNIDGVHGAFVSHREDKYKMFWMDDTGYSNKGVVGYWNYPRGYPYNGSNYVNVTMPLRYPHTRVAYIFFGPGVDVQSFSLRGDDQRVDIYLATKDHTYTIYLLTGELTSKPLFAMVLVDHKKVVFEKAAGAEDGSPEEVEEYVNVMEDNLQHVKPVFQQMERHILGRVLNTASFRKTAERLLQFSDKKKTEEVIEKMFAMSKKQGKGKGGKKVNLGEKLSESLPDIFAQIEVNEKKVRQRTSKRTYEDSPEEGEGPFMDYADGRKNRKGAFVKGRKFKEVHMVATAGSEGLSSTASYIRLFLLLNTATFFLLLAVLLTRFQRGRSLHTQRCFYTILLIDCFILLYLYSSCSHTQC